cttatttttttattatctatctTTGTCAGTATCCAAGCTAAAATGACCATTCACCGCATAGGTagtcaaggaaattaatttGCGTCCCAGGGAGGaacttttacataattatttttgtcctgatttctttagcagatgtatggaatgtcaatatgacattagtagcacaaaggttccaccctgggtagtgatttaatttccttgacaCTTTACtttccctcttgttctgagaggaggcctgtgcccagcagtgggacgtatataggctgggatgatgatgatgacactttACTTACCAGTAGGAGCAGGGCTATGTATACTAACATTGGATATTCATAGAGGCCAACAAATTCGTACAGAGCTTTTgatgtgcgagtccgactccgGTTTTATATAAAACTCTGTGTTTTAATATTTGTAGTTAGCAAAACCTTATACCTACTTGGCATTTAACAAAACGATGTTAATATCTTTCtaagaatattatttaacaGCGTTCTCATCAATGACCTTGAAAAGACGCTCACCTCTCCAAACGAGTTTCTACATGGAATGCCGGTATACCAAAGAACGGGCGGCTCACTTTTGCTTTCTATGACATTTCTGTGTGGTATATGTGAACAAACTTATAATATTTGTTCGCAAATATTGTTtatagaagtaaaaaaaatatttaacaagatGTTCagtaccagttttttttttagaaggcTATATTTAGCAGTTATATAAGTAATTGTTCTATGGTGTAGATATGAATAGGAAGTGACGTTACTTATTAACATGTATGTGAGCAAGAATTTGGTCACTGATCAATTTCGTGCTAATCATTTACCTACGCACACGACAAATACGTTATTTGACAGAAAGCTGAAGCAATATTTTTTAGGTAAACCTTATTATACAAttgatgaatattttgcaaatgcaCTAGATAAGACATATTAGAACTAcctgtttaattatttatatgttttttattgaaattgacattcagtatttaactttttttttctcttagatgctttaatttattaataaaactttgaTTGAATGATCAAGTGCCGCTGTAAACATAACTTCATGTATctgtatattgtattgtaaacaatattttaaccAACTTCCTATGTAACATATAATTCCATGTATACTTTGACACAATAAGTAATATCCCTTTGAATCAATTTATGGCAATTGAAAAACCAACGATATTTATAGCAATGCATCTTTGGCACTGACTTTGctttaattacataaataaaaaacatatacaaaagaaCATTCCCATTCGAGCAATCTTCATTTATCACAGatcagtcattttttttattaggtttcaTTGCTGCTTGAATATACATTAGATTAATACCGCTTTGAAAAAACAGCCATTGTCTAGGATTATGAACTAAATAGTTGCACTTTATttgaatttcattaaatttttgctGTTTACAAAACGGTGAAAGCTTTCGGTCATTGAGCTAGGCCGTAGTGTTTCGGAGTTTTCTGAGCTTCAGTCGCTGTATGGCATGGTGGTGGTTAATTTCTGGAGGGAGGTGGTGGTGGGAGCGTCGCCAAGTAGTCAAGTGCCTTCTGAATTGCGGGAGGAATCGGGGGCGGGGTGGGTAGATGAGCTCCCTGaaacattaacaaaaaaattggtaaaaaaacactacGAAAGAATAGTTATGTAGCTACTTGAATGTAATACGAcctataaatatatttgttcTTGTGGTTGGCAGAATTTAGCAACTGTGAAGTGCACTGGGTTGGCGGACTAGCGAGGAACTATCAAATACAAATGAATAACCGAAACTTCCCATCCATAAGTATTTGTTTACCACGACATctcgaaaataattatttgcatTCCTTACACTGGATGTGGCTTAATACACAAATACAATATGACATACTGGTTGACGCCATATTTGACTTAATCAAacaagtgaataaataaaaaagcaacaATATTCCCTGTAGTCGTAAAATTTTGACATCGCTGCGACATAAAGTGTACGCGTGTACGCGTAAGTTCACTGTAATATTTGGTTAGTGCTATGAGTTCAATCATTGTCAATCGTTTTTTCGTTTTCCTTAAAATACTAAATTGGGCCAAACCCAGTCACTGATAGAATAAATATCTGTCACTCTTCTATGAACTGCAATGCACTGGCGAAAGGAAAACACTCAATTGGCTAATCCACAAATAAAATGCTGGTCTATTAGTTATAACATTGGAAATAGCCATCAGGAAATAGCAATAAGTTTAACTGCTGCTtcatgtacttaaataaaatggaAACAGTTTTAACAGGGACAAAATACACAGACTAGCAAAAATAACAGGTATTGTAAAAGACATTTCATTACAATTACATTCCGTAAAATGAGACTTAAATTACTCATTGCTATATTTATTGTGAAGTAAAATTGTCATACTTCttaatacttaagtatttgtaatattagtagaacGGACTTCATTACCTCAGGTTTAAAACCATTCTCGTCATCAGCAACGTAGTTGAGGTTGATGACAGTTCCATCAGGTGCGGTGTAGCTGAAGGCTCCCTGGGCAATGATAACGTCACTACTATCAGGCCCGCTGGCTTTTTTCAGCGAACCCGTCTCTTCAGCTTTGATGCCATTCTCGGTCTCATAACTGGAAAATATACAGAAATGTATTTAGTTGAAAATCATACGAAAGGTTAagggccctcgcccacggcgactttttgtagcgatgctgtcgcgcgttttgtaaaattaaatgctCGACAGCATCACTACTAACGCGCGTTAGTCGCATTGGCAAGGCAACGCGCTACAGAAGCGATGCCAACGCGCTACTAACGCGCTAcagcatcgcgactgtatcgaTGCAAACACGCGACGGTTTCGGACGACATCGTGGGGAGGGTGTGAAGTGAGGGAGGGTGAAGACGCATTTACATCGCGACTGAATCGTGGTTATGTGGGCGAGGGTACACAGCTAGCGaccgcatcgcgactgtatcgctacaaaaagtcgcaGTGGGCGAGCGGCCTAAGAAGATGAGACGTTACGTTATAAACGTCTAATATTTCCAGTCATTGGAATAAATTTAGCCATCCCCGTTGAACTTGACCGCAGAAGTCGAATATGACCTTTGTATTCATAGCACACTTGATTATAATGAGCTCAAATTATTTAGGTCAAGGAAGTGAATACTGTCCACAAATAATTTATGGGCTGCCGAATAATTCTTCAAATATGAATAATTCAGACAATTTTCGCTGTGACTGTTCAGCGGACGAGACGATGCGTGATTTCTCAATTACAAAACTCAAACTGGTACTTAGTTTATGTATGCGTCATAGTAATATGTATGTACAAGTAGGTACACAACAGACACTTGACATTTCGGTGACTAACGGAAATTCCTAGCTCAAAGCCTAGCATTCCTTAGCTTCCTAATAGCAGTTAGTGTACAGATATATTTAGTGCATACCTAATGTATTTtgatcgggaaaagtcggatctcaatcagaatacgacggcacctgaagtgtcaataaataaaattattgtattaaatgtgtTACGTTACGTTAGTTAATGAGTTGATTAAAAAAGCTACTGAGTCCATCCATAGTCCAGTTTACTCGCAACGCCTCTAACCGGCAGAAGTGGAAGCACATTGCTAAGAGGGCTGTCCTCGAAAAAGTCTACGACCCACCGAACATCTCTCCGtgtacctcgtctgcgcaaccGCGACCACTCTGACAAGAGTGTCCGACTAAGAAGAGGATTAAATGAGTGAGAATTTCATATCCCTTAATACAGAGCTTTATTACTTAGTGTCAAATCTCAAAACGGATGTACAATGGGCAGGTAATGAAGCTAATTTAGAGAGCATGATAAATGCGAACTTTTCCGGTAATATTCGATGGAAAACCAGTAGAGTGCTACTATATCTCTATCTTCGTGCTTTTGAAATATCTAAAGTCGTGACagcacgatgagctgatgctgcagccaggatatccaacacactagtacacttaaaaaaataatataccagtttaaaaaacatgaaacaaaaaacttaaataaaaaatttaaaaaaaccccgATACCAAAAAAAGcccgcaaaaataaaaaaacgcccgaaaaaaaacgccgacaaaaaacgccgccaaaaaagaacaaaagtaaaaaataattatgcactacctagctgttgcccgcgacttcatttgcaaagaattcgtttatccgtatcccgcggggactaggctgatttcccgcaaaattagcccaagttaatttagtataagtacctagtaatattttttttatctaaccgtcgtcggtgtcgggggactgCTAAGGTTAataggaaactaaagtacatacctaatgttgtatttttttaaatattaacattagcggtccccgacatcgacgacgcttagataaaaaaagtattactaggtacttatactcaattaacttaggctaattttgcgggaaatcagcatagtgcccgcgggatagggataaacgaatacttcgcaaatgaagtcgcgggcaacagctaggtagtgcatattttttttttactttttagttgtcttttacggcggcgtttttttttcgacgATTTTTCTGGggcgttttttattttagttaaaaacgACGGTACTAATAATTGGGTAGGGCCAATCCAATAGTTTTAGATAGTCTAACTAACGGActcattatgtattttttctactcctgaatcagtgatttacttaatcacgaacagtaatataacagcatacataacaagattctggaaaagtctatattgtctattcctcataacagcactgtatcgtaatgttgatATAACGATACTGCaactacttacttttttttcctaATTATTACGTTCGGACAGACTAAGGTGCagcaagttaaatattttatatggtttttatacagaataaaaactttccgaacataatccatagcctgccaacataagtaacgcgtatttttaacatcgtcacaggctattaaacgttaatcaaaaacaaaatttaacttagacaactttttacattttcatatttctcacttgtttattgttgtttacgttgtctttgcgtttgccatacttttgaCTAAAGTATGAATAtacgtttaaagtttactatttctcttattttgtttggtaattaataagtacccagtcgaagaaaaagtattgtatgcaacgttgtataagtaagtcaaaaaacgCTCGTGGGTGGTGTCTTTTTCTAACGATGACTCACCTTGAatcctgttatacaactgttgcattaaaaactattacgactctattatacagggtgtttggtCAGGGTAGTCGGGTGTAGGGGTTTTAAGGGATGATAGGTAGGGTCATTCTCAATATTTTTGACCACATTTACTATTATGCAAAGTAAGTTTTTTGTATGCACTGTATGGAAACGAGGCCTCTCTTATTGGATATATCCATGAAATACagagttttttttcaaatggcACATTATTAGAAAGCTGTTACTTTTTTGTTGCAGCCACgcaaatttacaaaattatctgagttttttttatcgtCATGCCTAAAAGACGTTTTTTTGATCAGTCTAGCAGTagtgggtaattatttgagtttATTTTGTAGAAACAAGGTATTACAAAggcaaaacattaaaaattaactgTACACACAATACAGGCTGTACagagagttaaataaaaaaaaactggcaaacggagtggttttaaaaaaaatacaatatctcaaaaaccgtgAAACTTAGCATAATAGTAAATGTGGTCAATATTTTTCAGAATGACCGTAACTATAATCCCTTAAAACCCCTACATCCGACTGCCAAACATCCTGTGTATACGAATTCGGttaagacatttattgccacattaaaaaaaatacaatgaacattGTGGCAATAGGCTCAAGCTCAGCATTACAAATGATTGTGAACaatttacaaattataataggtaattgACGTTGGTTACTACGTTATTTCGTTGTATTGGAATAAATATTAACGATAATTaatgtaagtaattaataataatttatatctTAAAAGATTTTCAAAAGCGCATGGTTGGCACAACTGGAGGCCAAAGGGCCGGCAGCTATCTCTCAAATAATTTGCATTGCTGCAGCGCTATTCAACGAGGAACGCTCCCAGCCTTTTTGGGCACAATGCAATGCAATTTctagatttaatttattatagttttatttggttatttaatttcttctttcttatttaatgtaatatttttgtgtaaattcTTCtgtgttattaaatatttacagtACAGAAAAGAGTAATCATCGTAAACAGGCACTGTTTTCTAAATAGTTACTTAAGTACCTGTAGCGATAAGAGCCGTCAACTTGCTGGTCGAAGTCCTGCTTGATGATTGCAACGGCCTGGTCCGCAGGCTTCTGGGGTGCCGACGCTGCCAGCGCCACGAGGCTAAGTAAAACTATCACcatctgaaaatattatttttacatttaattagtAAAATCCTATAGACTCAGGACAGTATTATTAAGGTTTCAATATCTAGCATTTTAAAGGTTATATTAGGGTCCTAACaaggagcccttatagtttttttacgatcatttttcgatttaagaatatgttttcaaatttaaaactttCAAGTGCTAATTTAGAGCAAATTAAGTGACGTCCCCGTCGGCCCAATATATCACCACGATCGGTTGAGTAATTTAAGCTTGAAAGTTTTAGCAAAGATTATTAAAAGAGATGATGCTAGTTTGTAGCgcagaaacaaaataaaagtagtgAACTTTATTGATATTAAAACCTCCGCGAAGTAACACCAGTATCAATCAATTGGCCGAATATTCACCCAAAAtcagtataaaaataatttcgaaGATCAAACGCGTTAAAATCTAGAACAGATATCTTACTAAATGCTTATTAACTAGCGGAATGAGCGGTGAAGTTTGAGTATCTTAACGCCTACAAAATATATTACAGCAATAATTTTAAGTAGCACATAAACCAGAACCAAAACTAAGGCTCTTGATATACTTTGATATAATTTGATTATACTTTAATtccatattataattttaaaaagtacctTATAGCGCGTAattaacatatatttatttttctttcgttACTTAAGTGCATTGAAATTAAAAGTTTGCCAAGGTCTTTGAGTGACTAGAAAATTTTTAGCAGCTTAACATGCTAGGCAGCAAGTTTTTAGGCCAGGTACACGCGACAGTCAACAAACACGTAGGTAATGTCCACCTGCTAATTgtacacaaaacaaatacaattagTTGTTTTAGCCGCCAGTTTTGGCACACGACCTCGTGACAAGCACGCGAATGCTTCACGTCAAATAAGGGCCATTAGAGTTACGTCGTTCAATTGTTTCGCCACAGGCTATAAATTTGTGGCGTTCGCATTGTAGTAGAACCTGTTCTTaaccatatttttttgacaatgaagaaataaaaaggtttattttggtttAGCGTCAGGTAAGCAATAAAGTCAGTAAAGCATGTCtacctgctgtttttttttaaatttacgtttACCTTTTGGTAAAATAATGCTTTAGGACATTAAAGATTATTGGGACGCTTGGTGATTGTGAgtacttttttaatatataaaattcttgtatcacaatgtttgtgaccaaactcctccgaaacggcttgaccgatttttataatttgttttgtgtaagtatatttggaaggtctgagaataggacgtaaactatttttcatacttctacgcggacagagtcgcgggcaacggctagtagtatttatgttttgatttaGATAATAATGCAAATTCATTTTGGTCAAGAATAATGAAAATTACTCATCACTGAAGGTCAGGcgtctttaaattattttgcaatttacataagcaaTTGCCTTAGTGACTAAAGGTTTATTGATACtcaacatataataatatagctttTAGTAAGTGGCTAGAGTTACGAAGGTAACCACGCTTCATAGCCTGTACCCTTAGATATGGAATTACATAAAGTCATCGCGACCTTCCAATGCTTCGATACATAGGGCATAGTTGTATTAGTCGTGGGTTTGTTTCTGTGTTACAATTTATTGTATTGACACTACAATAGCTCTTACATGGACACGACATTAGaaggaaaacaaaaaatataaataagggAAATACGGGAAAGAAGAAAATGGTGAATTTTGCGACTCTACATTTGTTGCTaggtatataatttaaatacacGTGGTTGGTATAATCtacctaaataattattttcgatGCTGGtgatgtattaaaaatgtatagagTTGGCTCTCTTAGATTTCATCATAATTGCGTAAGTATTTAGTATACTTCAATTATGAATCTGTGGAAAGGATTCATCCAATGTTACAAGACTATTAGACCAATAGGCCACTGACAATGACAGTAGCGTGAAATTTACCTGCATGTATCTATATTTATGGGAAATTATTTAAAGTAGAACGAATACAAATGAGTTACAGATAACCGAATGCTGTTAGGCTTGCCTTGCAATTTGTATTAACTTAGAACAAAACTTGCCGTATGCAAACTATTGACAAAACCAAATAGTACACTTAGTAAATTTTGTGTGCATATGCAGATGTATGATAACGAGTTATTTTGCAAGTGTATTGAGTGGTGGGAACTGACATGTCGCAGAATTTAAGTTGCGCCTAACAATGTTCTAGGTTTTCGCAGAGACAAAGACGTGAACCTAATTCCTGCGCGCACGCCGCACGCAGTCACCATCCAGAGACGAATTAGCATTGTGTGACATTTATTCAATCGTTTTGGCATTTAAAGTCGaataatttacaagaaaacgTCTATTCCTCTATTTTATGAGTATGACTAATCATTTTTATGACCTATGCCTCGCCTAGCCCGTGGCATCGTTTAGTAACACATAAAACTGATGTATCTTGCGAAACTACATTGGCCTTTGAATAAAACATAGACCGTCCTGAAATACCTAATGCTACCTTGTTTAACGCAAGAAAAAATGGAATAGGTAAGTTTCAGactaataattaaaagaaaatgtaGCTGGAAAtgactattaaaaaatatttttcattaataaaatatatcaaacCCATAGCGGCAAAAATAGCCCCTTTTGTATccacaatttatttaaaaagtagcGCATGTGTCATACAAAGtgtataatttcaattttacatGATACCAAATACGAAACCATAAACACGCACCTACAATTTTATTGAACTCGGTACAAGCGTTTGTTGAATGAAAAGGCAAatggcaataaaaaataatttgacggCACGCTTGTCGCTAGCGTTAACTTAAATAGCATCTCAAAGGTTAGGTATTGTGGGAGAGTGCACGAGGGCTCTCGTTGCATAAGAACGCGACGGACGCCCTATGCACCGGCTATGGGCACATCCTCGCAAACAAGCTAGATGTTTCTATATTGATTTCTTGTATGCCAAATGTCATGCACTTTACCTTCTGATGTATCACTACTATTTATAGTAGAGATGTACTTATGTTGCGCT
This Choristoneura fumiferana chromosome 12, NRCan_CFum_1, whole genome shotgun sequence DNA region includes the following protein-coding sequences:
- the LOC141433339 gene encoding endocuticle structural glycoprotein ABD-4-like is translated as MMVIVLLSLVALAASAPQKPADQAVAIIKQDFDQQVDGSYRYSYETENGIKAEETGSLKKASGPDSSDVIIAQGAFSYTAPDGTVINLNYVADDENGFKPEGAHLPTPPPIPPAIQKALDYLATLPPPPPSRN